The following are encoded in a window of Nocardia sp. BMG111209 genomic DNA:
- a CDS encoding ADP-ribosylglycohydrolase family protein: protein MDPIDPAGFTHPEADPRALLYFEWLQRRESGCAVDDFAEEVRDLARAEPPRAADCWRLLARMESAPRDPNWPYDEDPADDPQSTDSDAAVAESSPPGAPPARFYDRILGGWLGRCAGSTLGKPLHNGLRWPPQRIRAYLERADAYPLTDYVPVLAPMPEGYELRWGWPESTLDRIDGCPRDDDLDYPVLGLHVLEQLGIDFTAEELAGEWLQRLPFLQTAYAERVAYRNLIDGLQPPDTARRRNPYREWTGAMSRADIYGYVYPGDPGAASRLAARDARLSHTGNGVWAAMWAAALVAAAFTATDARDAMTTALAVIPEHSRLAVALSQVLDDHRRGIGWDRATATVHARHDHYPWSHAIPNACLAAIGILWGAGDFTQTIGLTVQAGGAAGTTGATAGSVCGVLLGAAAIPPHWTRPLDDRLRSAVAGYDGVRISDLARRTFDLSRLHVLGR, encoded by the coding sequence ATGGATCCGATCGACCCGGCGGGGTTCACGCATCCCGAGGCCGATCCGCGAGCGCTGCTCTACTTCGAGTGGTTGCAGCGCCGGGAATCGGGTTGTGCCGTGGACGATTTCGCCGAGGAGGTGCGCGATCTGGCGCGGGCCGAGCCGCCGCGGGCCGCGGACTGCTGGCGGCTGCTCGCCCGGATGGAATCGGCGCCGCGCGATCCGAACTGGCCCTACGACGAGGACCCCGCCGACGATCCGCAGAGTACGGATTCCGATGCGGCGGTGGCGGAATCGTCGCCCCCGGGTGCGCCGCCGGCCCGGTTCTACGACCGGATCCTCGGCGGCTGGCTGGGCCGCTGCGCCGGCAGCACCCTCGGCAAGCCGCTGCACAACGGCCTGCGCTGGCCGCCGCAGCGGATCCGCGCCTATCTCGAACGGGCCGACGCGTACCCGCTGACCGACTACGTGCCGGTGCTCGCGCCGATGCCGGAGGGTTACGAACTGCGTTGGGGCTGGCCGGAATCCACGCTCGACCGGATCGACGGCTGCCCGCGCGACGACGATCTGGACTACCCGGTGCTGGGACTGCACGTCCTGGAACAACTCGGCATCGACTTCACCGCCGAGGAACTGGCCGGCGAATGGTTGCAGCGGCTGCCGTTCCTGCAGACCGCCTACGCCGAACGGGTCGCGTACCGCAATCTCATCGACGGCCTGCAACCGCCCGACACCGCGCGGCGGCGCAACCCGTACCGGGAGTGGACCGGGGCGATGTCCCGCGCCGACATCTACGGCTACGTCTACCCCGGCGACCCCGGCGCCGCATCGCGGCTGGCGGCCCGCGACGCGCGGCTGTCGCACACGGGTAACGGTGTCTGGGCGGCGATGTGGGCGGCCGCGCTGGTCGCCGCCGCGTTCACCGCCACCGACGCCCGCGACGCGATGACCACCGCGCTGGCGGTGATCCCGGAACACTCCCGGCTGGCCGTCGCGCTGTCGCAGGTACTCGACGACCACCGCCGCGGCATCGGCTGGGACCGGGCGACGGCCACCGTCCACGCCCGCCACGACCACTACCCGTGGAGCCACGCGATCCCGAACGCCTGCCTGGCGGCCATCGGAATACTGTGGGGCGCAGGCGATTTCACCCAGACGATCGGACTCACGGTGCAGGCCGGCGGCGCCGCCGGCACGACCGGGGCCACCGCGGGCTCGGTCTGCGGAGTGCTGCTGGGCGCCGCGGCGATTCCCCCGCACTGGACCCGGCCGCTGGACGACCGCCTGCGCAGCGCGGTCGCCGGATACGACGGTGTCCGGATCTCCGATCTGGCCCGCCGCACCTTCGACCTGTCCCGCCTGCACGTACTCGGCCGCTGA
- a CDS encoding TetR/AcrR family transcriptional regulator produces MTLNEEARPPRRRRGAALENSLLDAAWDELAAVGYAGFTIESVADRARTSRAVLYRRWATKPELVRAAVLHVGGKERVAIPDTGSLRDDLVELLRRANRSRAQMGIMMALQLSGYFAETGTSLAELREMFLAGRGHAVDTLLARALERREVDPAKLSPRVIGVPFDLYRQELLMTLAPVPDAVIESIVDEVFMPLVRP; encoded by the coding sequence ATGACTCTTAACGAGGAGGCTCGGCCCCCACGGCGACGGCGCGGCGCGGCGCTGGAGAACTCGCTGCTGGACGCCGCCTGGGACGAGCTCGCCGCGGTCGGCTATGCCGGATTCACCATCGAATCGGTGGCCGACCGGGCCAGGACCAGCCGCGCGGTGCTCTACCGGCGCTGGGCCACGAAACCCGAACTCGTGCGGGCCGCGGTGCTCCACGTCGGCGGGAAGGAGCGCGTCGCGATCCCGGACACCGGCTCACTGCGCGACGATCTGGTCGAACTGCTGCGGCGCGCGAATCGCTCGCGCGCGCAGATGGGCATCATGATGGCGCTGCAACTGTCGGGCTACTTCGCTGAGACCGGCACCAGCCTGGCCGAACTGCGCGAGATGTTCCTCGCCGGTCGCGGGCACGCGGTCGACACCCTGCTCGCCCGCGCCCTCGAACGGCGCGAGGTCGATCCCGCGAAACTCAGTCCGCGCGTGATCGGGGTGCCCTTCGACCTGTACCGCCAGGAGTTGCTGATGACCCTCGCACCCGTACCCGACGCGGTGATCGAGTCGATCGTCGACGAGGTCTTCATGCCGCTGGTGCGGCCGTAG
- a CDS encoding MDR family MFS transporter gives MSDPQAGTTEVDPAVWRTVWTVLVGGMAVLFDTTIVAVALHTLAGELHTSVATIQWVTTGYLLAMAMTIPIAGWAQRVLGAKRLWMIALVLFLAGSVLSSLAWSAASLIAFRVVQGVGGGILMPLMSTMVMQAAGGRGLGRIMSVVGLPAVLGPILGPVLGGLILQHLHWSWMFWVNVPFCIAGLILAAVFLPADGPMRRVPFDLVGFLLMGPGLVAVLWGLSNTGKPGAFSRADALAPLLAGLVLLAVFAAWALARGDRALVDLLLLRHWSLASASLLLFLSGITLYGAMLLMPLYFQDLRGATALQAGLLLIPQGVGTFVSRSLAGRLFDTVSPRLLTAGGFSIVLAGTLPFALAGAHTGEWLLTAGLLVRGIGLGVATIPLMALGFRGLDRHEVPDASIVTRIAQQVGGSFGTAVLAVILTGAMTTAGSATELTAAFRQSFWWAIGFTAAGVLIALILPGRVATPANAATAADEAPVPAR, from the coding sequence ATGTCCGATCCGCAGGCCGGAACCACGGAGGTCGACCCCGCGGTGTGGCGCACGGTGTGGACCGTGCTCGTCGGCGGGATGGCGGTGCTGTTCGACACGACGATCGTCGCCGTCGCCCTGCACACCCTGGCCGGCGAGTTGCACACCTCCGTCGCGACGATCCAGTGGGTCACCACCGGATATCTGCTCGCGATGGCGATGACGATCCCGATCGCGGGCTGGGCGCAGCGGGTGCTGGGCGCCAAACGACTGTGGATGATCGCCCTCGTGCTGTTCCTGGCCGGTTCGGTGCTGTCGAGTCTGGCATGGAGTGCGGCCAGCCTGATCGCCTTCCGGGTCGTGCAGGGTGTCGGCGGCGGCATCCTGATGCCGCTGATGTCGACGATGGTCATGCAGGCCGCCGGCGGTCGCGGCCTCGGCCGGATCATGTCGGTGGTCGGGCTGCCCGCGGTGCTCGGCCCGATCCTCGGCCCGGTGCTCGGCGGCCTCATCCTGCAACATCTGCACTGGTCGTGGATGTTCTGGGTGAACGTGCCGTTCTGTATCGCGGGCCTGATCCTCGCGGCGGTCTTCCTGCCGGCGGACGGTCCGATGCGCCGGGTGCCGTTCGACCTCGTCGGCTTCCTGCTCATGGGTCCCGGCCTGGTCGCCGTGCTCTGGGGGCTGTCGAACACCGGTAAGCCGGGCGCCTTCTCCCGGGCCGACGCCCTCGCTCCGCTGCTCGCGGGCCTGGTGCTGCTCGCCGTCTTCGCCGCCTGGGCGCTGGCCCGCGGCGACCGCGCCCTGGTCGATCTGCTCCTGCTGCGGCACTGGTCGCTGGCCTCGGCGTCGCTGCTGCTGTTCCTGTCGGGCATCACCCTCTACGGCGCGATGCTGCTGATGCCGCTGTACTTCCAGGATCTGCGCGGCGCGACCGCGCTGCAGGCGGGCCTGCTGCTCATCCCGCAGGGGGTCGGCACCTTCGTCTCCCGCTCGTTGGCCGGCCGGCTCTTCGACACCGTGAGCCCCCGCCTGCTCACGGCCGGTGGATTCTCGATCGTGCTGGCCGGCACCCTGCCGTTCGCCCTCGCCGGCGCGCACACCGGCGAATGGCTGCTGACGGCCGGGCTGCTCGTGCGCGGAATCGGCCTCGGCGTCGCGACCATACCGCTGATGGCACTGGGCTTCCGCGGTCTGGACCGGCACGAGGTGCCCGACGCGAGCATCGTCACCCGGATCGCGCAGCAGGTCGGCGGGTCGTTCGGCACCGCGGTGCTCGCGGTGATCCTCACCGGCGCGATGACGACCGCCGGCTCGGCCACGGAACTCACCGCCGCCTTCCGGCAGTCCTTCTGGTGGGCCATCGGATTCACCGCCGCCGGCGTGCTGATCGCCCTCATCCTCCCCGGCCGCGTCGCGACACCCGCGAACGCCGCTACGGCCGCCGACGAGGCCCCCGTACCCGCCCGTTGA
- a CDS encoding transglutaminase family protein produces the protein MKRDVSTSLDIEIQAPSILEFQITVARQEGLDVTESLSFELDGRTVGPQEILGPHGTRIHKIDCDSGNLRVRYDATVRNNAFVVPTSDYDLSVYLRPSRYAESDKFLGFAATEFGYVASADLPVAVSNWVGSRISYVAGSSDPIDGAAETLLSGAGVCRDFAHLVVALLRALNVPARLVAVYAPECVPMDFHAVAEVYHEGGWRIVDATGLAPRLTMVRIATGRDASDVAFLDNHGGDIVLTGMSVTATADEPPPPDNGTDRISMW, from the coding sequence GTGAAACGCGACGTGTCCACCAGTCTGGACATCGAGATCCAGGCTCCCAGCATCCTCGAATTCCAGATCACGGTCGCTCGGCAGGAGGGACTCGACGTGACCGAGTCCTTGTCGTTCGAACTCGACGGCAGGACCGTCGGCCCGCAGGAGATCCTCGGGCCGCACGGCACTCGCATCCACAAGATCGATTGCGACAGTGGCAATCTGCGGGTCCGGTACGACGCGACCGTACGGAACAACGCATTCGTCGTGCCCACTTCCGATTACGATCTGTCGGTCTATCTACGGCCGAGCCGCTACGCCGAATCGGACAAGTTCCTCGGTTTCGCGGCCACCGAATTCGGCTACGTCGCCAGCGCGGATCTGCCGGTGGCGGTGTCGAACTGGGTCGGGTCCCGGATCAGCTACGTGGCGGGCAGCAGTGATCCCATCGACGGCGCCGCCGAGACCCTGCTCTCCGGTGCGGGCGTGTGCCGCGATTTCGCGCACCTGGTCGTCGCACTGCTGCGGGCACTGAACGTCCCGGCCCGCCTGGTGGCCGTCTACGCGCCGGAATGCGTCCCGATGGACTTCCACGCCGTCGCCGAGGTCTACCACGAGGGCGGCTGGCGCATCGTCGATGCCACCGGGCTGGCCCCGCGGCTGACCATGGTCCGGATCGCCACCGGCCGCGACGCGTCCGACGTCGCGTTCCTCGACAACCACGGCGGCGACATCGTCCTCACCGGCATGTCCGTGACGGCGACGGCCGACGAACCACCGCCGCCGGACAACGGCACCGACCGGATCTCGATGTGGTGA
- a CDS encoding acetyl-CoA C-acetyltransferase, translating to MTTKARTASTSKARTAATGTDARTRQTRPVAILGGNRIPFARSDGKYAHASNQDMFTAALNGLVARFGLQGERLGMVTGGAVLKRLGEHSLIRESVLGSELSPYTPAHDLQLACGTGLQSVVTVGDAIALGRIEAGVGGGTDTTSDAPIGVSEAARDWMLDANRAKRNIDYVKLVGRLRPSMVGIEIPRNAEPRTGLSMGEHAAITAKEFGIAREAQDELAYLSHRNMAAAYDRGFFDDLITPFLGLTRDDNLRPGSTLEKLATLKPVFGVKAGDATMTAGNSTPLTDGASAVLLGSEEWAAERNLSPLAYLVDSEVAAVDYVWGPDGLLMAPTYAVPRLLARNGLTLQDFDFYEIHEAFASVVLATLQAWESDQYCKERLGLDGALGAIDRSKLNVNGSSLAAGHPFAATGGRIVAQTAKQLAEKGSGRALISICAAGGLGVVAIVER from the coding sequence GTGACAACCAAGGCCCGCACGGCTTCCACCAGCAAAGCTCGCACGGCGGCCACCGGCACCGATGCGCGCACCCGGCAGACCCGTCCCGTGGCGATCCTCGGCGGCAACCGGATCCCGTTCGCCCGCTCCGACGGCAAGTACGCGCACGCCTCCAACCAGGACATGTTCACCGCGGCGCTGAACGGGCTGGTCGCCCGCTTCGGTCTCCAGGGCGAACGGCTGGGCATGGTCACCGGCGGCGCGGTGCTGAAACGACTCGGCGAGCACAGCCTGATCCGCGAGAGCGTGCTCGGCAGCGAATTGTCCCCCTACACCCCGGCCCACGATCTCCAGCTGGCCTGCGGCACCGGCCTGCAGTCGGTCGTCACGGTCGGCGACGCGATCGCGCTCGGCCGCATCGAGGCCGGCGTCGGCGGCGGCACCGACACCACCTCGGACGCGCCGATCGGCGTCAGCGAGGCGGCCCGGGACTGGATGCTCGACGCCAACCGCGCCAAGCGCAACATCGACTACGTGAAGCTGGTCGGCCGGCTGCGGCCGAGCATGGTCGGCATCGAGATCCCGCGCAACGCCGAACCCCGCACCGGCCTGTCGATGGGTGAACACGCCGCGATCACCGCCAAGGAATTCGGCATCGCCCGCGAGGCGCAGGACGAGCTGGCCTATCTGTCGCACCGCAATATGGCCGCCGCCTACGACCGCGGCTTCTTCGACGATCTGATCACCCCGTTCCTGGGCCTGACCCGCGACGACAACCTGCGTCCCGGTTCCACGCTGGAGAAGCTCGCCACCCTGAAGCCGGTGTTCGGCGTCAAGGCCGGGGACGCCACCATGACCGCCGGCAACTCCACCCCGCTCACCGACGGCGCCTCCGCGGTCCTGCTCGGCAGCGAGGAATGGGCCGCCGAGCGCAACCTGTCCCCGCTGGCCTATCTGGTCGACAGCGAGGTCGCCGCGGTCGACTACGTCTGGGGCCCGGACGGCCTGCTGATGGCGCCGACCTACGCGGTGCCGCGGCTGCTGGCCCGCAACGGCCTCACGCTGCAGGATTTCGACTTCTACGAGATCCACGAGGCCTTCGCCTCGGTGGTGCTGGCGACCCTGCAGGCGTGGGAGTCCGACCAGTACTGCAAGGAGCGGCTCGGCCTCGACGGCGCGCTCGGCGCCATCGACCGGAGCAAGCTCAACGTCAACGGTTCCTCGCTGGCCGCGGGTCACCCGTTCGCCGCCACCGGCGGCCGGATCGTGGCCCAGACCGCCAAGCAACTGGCCGAGAAGGGCTCCGGACGTGCGCTGATCTCCATCTGCGCGGCGGGCGGCCTGGGCGTGGTCGCGATCGTGGAACGCTGA
- a CDS encoding 3-oxoacyl-ACP reductase has protein sequence MAASKSKGAPNLYGSFVHSAPGAFLASKLGLPKPETLRRYRAGEPPLPGPVLLGGKGRTADAVRNLLPDYTFVDALTPGVKFGALVFDATAVGSVAELEQLFTFYQPAMRSLAPSGRVLVVGTTPELAASVEAQIAQRALEGFTRSVGKELLRGATSNLVYLHPEAAAAATGLASTLRFVLSAKSAFVDGQVFRVGRDDSAAPEIDWDRPLAGKVAVVTGAARGIGATIAEVFARDGATVIVADIPAAGEPLSQTANKVGGTALALDVTAPDAADRIAEFATERFGGLDIIVHNAGITRDKLLANMDEGRWNSVLEVNLAAPHRITAGLVEKGALKSGGRVVDVSSIAGIAGNRGQTNYGASKAGVIGMVNAEAPKLAEHGVTINAVAPGFIETAMTAAIPLGTREAGRLLSSLLQGGQTVDVAETIAYFASPASNAVSGNVVRVCGQAMIGA, from the coding sequence GTGGCAGCGAGCAAGAGCAAGGGCGCCCCCAACCTCTACGGATCGTTCGTGCACTCGGCCCCCGGCGCGTTCCTGGCGAGCAAGCTGGGGCTGCCCAAACCGGAGACGCTGCGCCGCTACCGCGCGGGCGAGCCGCCGCTGCCCGGTCCGGTACTGCTGGGCGGTAAGGGCCGTACGGCCGACGCGGTGCGAAACCTGTTGCCGGACTACACCTTCGTCGATGCGCTGACCCCGGGCGTGAAATTCGGCGCGCTGGTGTTCGACGCCACCGCGGTCGGTTCGGTGGCCGAACTGGAGCAGCTGTTCACCTTCTACCAGCCGGCCATGCGCAGCCTCGCGCCCTCGGGCCGCGTGCTCGTCGTCGGCACCACCCCGGAGCTGGCCGCGAGCGTCGAGGCGCAGATCGCGCAGCGCGCGCTGGAGGGTTTCACCCGCAGCGTCGGCAAGGAGCTGCTGCGCGGCGCCACCTCGAACCTGGTCTACCTGCACCCCGAGGCCGCCGCGGCCGCGACGGGCCTGGCCTCCACGCTGCGCTTCGTACTGTCGGCGAAGTCGGCGTTCGTCGACGGCCAGGTGTTCCGGGTCGGCCGTGACGATTCCGCCGCCCCCGAGATCGACTGGGATCGGCCGCTGGCCGGCAAGGTGGCCGTGGTCACCGGCGCCGCGCGCGGGATCGGCGCCACCATCGCCGAGGTCTTCGCCCGCGACGGCGCCACCGTGATCGTGGCCGACATCCCCGCGGCGGGCGAGCCGCTGTCGCAGACGGCCAACAAGGTCGGCGGCACCGCGCTCGCGCTCGACGTCACCGCGCCGGACGCCGCGGACCGGATCGCCGAATTCGCCACCGAGCGGTTCGGCGGCCTCGACATCATCGTGCACAACGCGGGCATCACCCGCGACAAACTGCTCGCGAACATGGACGAGGGCCGCTGGAATTCGGTGCTCGAGGTGAATCTCGCCGCGCCGCACCGGATCACCGCGGGCCTGGTCGAGAAGGGCGCGCTGAAGTCCGGCGGCCGGGTCGTCGACGTCTCCTCGATCGCCGGTATCGCGGGCAACCGCGGCCAGACCAACTACGGCGCCTCCAAGGCCGGCGTCATCGGCATGGTGAACGCCGAGGCGCCGAAGCTGGCGGAGCACGGCGTCACCATCAACGCGGTCGCCCCGGGCTTCATCGAGACCGCGATGACCGCGGCGATTCCGCTCGGCACCCGCGAGGCGGGCCGGCTGCTGTCCTCGCTGTTGCAGGGCGGGCAGACCGTCGACGTCGCCGAGACCATCGCCTACTTCGCCAGCCCGGCCTCGAATGCGGTGAGCGGCAACGTCGTTCGCGTGTGTGGCCAGGCCATGATCGGAGCATGA
- a CDS encoding MaoC/PaaZ C-terminal domain-containing protein, whose translation MSSGDTTISLSEPPKTGNLYLKAALGAVPLLSARRSEIPDRAVELSGVRVDPDQLAAYCHATGLRFGDALPLTYPFVLTFPLVMSLVVARDFPFAAVGAVHAENLIERGRDISVSQPLDIRAHVENLREHPRGLLVDAISEISVGRERVWRQVTTFLHQQKTSLSGGPRPEPKPDEVPPPPLRTLRVDQALIHRYAAASGDRNPIHMSGLSARAFGFSRAIAHGMWSAAAILGVIEGRVAAATTYSVKFGKPILLPATVNAYAERAGTGWDLSLKHPKKGYPHLTATLR comes from the coding sequence ATGAGCTCCGGCGACACCACGATCTCGCTGTCGGAACCGCCGAAGACCGGCAATCTGTATCTGAAGGCGGCGCTCGGTGCGGTTCCGCTGCTGTCGGCGCGCCGGTCCGAGATTCCGGACCGGGCCGTCGAATTGTCCGGCGTGCGAGTCGATCCCGATCAGCTGGCGGCCTACTGTCACGCCACCGGCCTCCGGTTCGGGGACGCGCTGCCGCTGACCTATCCGTTCGTGCTGACCTTCCCGCTGGTGATGTCGCTGGTGGTCGCGCGCGACTTCCCGTTCGCCGCCGTCGGCGCGGTGCACGCGGAGAACCTCATCGAGCGCGGTCGGGACATCTCGGTGAGCCAGCCGCTGGACATCCGCGCGCATGTGGAGAATCTGCGGGAACATCCGCGCGGTCTGCTGGTCGACGCGATCAGCGAGATCAGCGTCGGCCGGGAGCGGGTGTGGCGGCAGGTGACCACCTTCCTGCATCAGCAGAAGACCTCGCTGTCGGGTGGTCCACGGCCGGAACCGAAGCCGGACGAGGTGCCCCCGCCGCCGCTGCGCACCCTGCGGGTCGACCAGGCGCTGATCCACCGCTACGCCGCGGCCTCCGGCGATCGCAATCCGATCCACATGTCGGGGCTGAGCGCGCGGGCCTTCGGCTTCTCGCGCGCGATCGCGCACGGAATGTGGTCGGCCGCAGCGATTCTCGGCGTGATCGAGGGCCGGGTGGCGGCGGCGACCACCTATTCGGTGAAGTTCGGCAAGCCGATCCTGTTGCCCGCCACGGTGAACGCCTACGCCGAGCGCGCCGGCACCGGCTGGGATCTGTCGCTGAAGCACCCGAAGAAGGGTTATCCACATCTGACGGCTACGCTGCGCTGA
- a CDS encoding TetR/AcrR family transcriptional regulator: MAGGTKRLPRAVREQQMLDAAVEVFSRKGYHDTSMDAIAAEAKISKPMLYLYYGSKDELFRACIQRESIRFIEAVAVAGNPKLTPHEQLRAGLEAFLSYVDQNRLSWQVLYRQALGQQPFASEIANSRERVIELTGKLLESNAKYAEPGTNFDIVSVAVIGAGEAIADRIASGEVAVADAVDLLDDLAWRGLAGRKKPE; this comes from the coding sequence ATGGCAGGCGGAACGAAGCGGCTTCCCCGAGCGGTTCGTGAGCAGCAGATGCTGGATGCCGCCGTCGAGGTGTTCTCCCGCAAGGGCTATCACGATACGTCGATGGACGCCATCGCCGCCGAGGCGAAGATCTCCAAGCCGATGCTCTATCTCTACTACGGATCCAAGGACGAACTCTTCCGGGCCTGTATCCAGCGCGAGAGCATCCGATTCATCGAGGCGGTCGCGGTCGCGGGCAATCCGAAGCTGACACCGCACGAACAACTCCGCGCCGGACTCGAGGCGTTCCTGTCCTATGTGGACCAGAATCGGCTGTCCTGGCAGGTGCTCTACCGGCAGGCGCTGGGGCAGCAACCGTTCGCCTCCGAGATCGCCAACAGCCGGGAACGGGTCATCGAACTGACCGGGAAACTGCTGGAATCCAATGCGAAATACGCCGAGCCGGGCACCAATTTCGACATCGTCTCGGTGGCGGTGATCGGGGCCGGTGAGGCCATCGCCGACCGCATCGCCAGCGGCGAGGTCGCCGTCGCGGACGCGGTGGATCTGCTCGACGATCTGGCCTGGCGAGGCCTGGCCGGCCGCAAGAAGCCCGAATAG
- a CDS encoding glycoside hydrolase family 3 N-terminal domain-containing protein, giving the protein MRKIPGIVVTVLALGLSACSHGGGGTATTPAGGTSSAPAAAGTADAAPATAQPDCAAGYLAQFNQRQKLAQLLTVGVTNTADAQTVVRNEQVGGIFVGGWTDQAMVSNKQMDQVTSLARVPLMVTIDEEGGRVSRVGNLIGEAPSARVAAQTMSADDYYQATLTRSRALRDLGITVDFAPDVDVSDQPDDSVIGDRSYSTDPDVVTTFADAMIRALHDAGLGAVMKHFPGHGHGSGDSHKGAVQTPPLDRLQQVDLVPFRNLVGSGAGVMVGHLDVPGLTDSGVPASISPRAMALLRQGTGYGAAPFEGPIFTDDLSGMAAITNRMDIEDAVATALEAGADSALWISTNAVSKVLDHLEDEVKSGKLPAAQVDASVLRLARFKGVPLHC; this is encoded by the coding sequence ATGCGCAAAATTCCCGGGATCGTGGTCACTGTGCTCGCGCTGGGCCTGAGCGCCTGCTCGCACGGCGGCGGCGGTACCGCGACCACACCGGCCGGCGGCACCAGCAGTGCGCCGGCCGCTGCGGGCACGGCGGACGCCGCACCGGCCACGGCCCAACCCGATTGCGCCGCAGGCTATCTCGCCCAGTTCAACCAGCGGCAGAAGTTGGCGCAGCTGCTCACCGTGGGTGTCACCAACACCGCCGACGCACAGACCGTGGTCCGCAACGAGCAGGTCGGCGGGATCTTCGTCGGCGGCTGGACCGATCAGGCGATGGTCTCGAACAAGCAGATGGATCAGGTCACCTCGCTGGCCCGGGTGCCGCTGATGGTGACCATCGACGAGGAGGGCGGCCGGGTCTCCCGGGTCGGCAACCTGATCGGGGAGGCGCCCTCGGCGCGGGTGGCCGCGCAGACCATGTCCGCGGACGACTACTACCAGGCGACCCTCACCCGGTCCCGCGCGCTGCGGGATCTCGGCATCACCGTCGATTTCGCGCCGGATGTCGACGTCAGCGATCAGCCCGACGACAGCGTCATCGGCGACCGCTCCTATTCCACCGATCCGGATGTGGTGACCACCTTCGCCGACGCGATGATCCGGGCGCTGCACGATGCCGGGCTCGGCGCGGTGATGAAGCATTTCCCCGGCCACGGCCACGGCTCGGGCGATTCGCACAAGGGCGCGGTGCAGACGCCGCCGCTGGATCGGTTGCAGCAGGTCGATCTGGTGCCGTTCCGCAATCTGGTCGGCTCCGGCGCGGGTGTCATGGTCGGCCATCTGGATGTGCCCGGCCTCACCGATTCGGGTGTTCCGGCGAGTATCAGCCCGCGCGCGATGGCGCTGTTGCGGCAGGGCACCGGGTACGGCGCCGCGCCGTTCGAGGGGCCGATCTTCACCGACGACCTCAGCGGGATGGCCGCGATCACCAATCGGATGGATATCGAGGACGCCGTGGCCACGGCGCTGGAGGCCGGCGCCGACAGCGCGCTGTGGATCAGCACGAATGCGGTGTCGAAGGTGCTGGACCACCTCGAGGACGAGGTCAAGTCCGGCAAGCTGCCCGCCGCCCAGGTGGATGCCTCGGTGCTGCGACTGGCCCGTTTCAAGGGCGTTCCGCTGCACTGCTGA